The following proteins are encoded in a genomic region of Emys orbicularis isolate rEmyOrb1 chromosome 19, rEmyOrb1.hap1, whole genome shotgun sequence:
- the LMBR1L gene encoding protein LMBR1L: MEPAELDVLGLREQLFHERVRECLICTLLFASLYILCHFIITRFKKHADFTTVEDDEDAAVDRIALSMCTFTLAVSLGAVLLLPFSILTNEVLLLFPHNYYIQWLNGSLIHGLWNLVFLFSNLSLVFLMPFAYFFTEAEGFAGSKKGILARVYETFVVLLLLTLLVLGMVWVASAIVDEDAGSRESLYDLWEYYLPYLYSCISLFGVLLLLLCTPVGLSRMFTVTGKLLVKPRLLEDLDEQLNCTRFEEAALSRKISASPTSCWLSLNAALLRERFLAIQSRRLALELRRGASPWQRNLGYPLAMLCLLALTGIAVLVVCFHTLELLLDDAAMPRGIQDTPLGQASFSIFGSFGAALQVVLIFYLMVSSVVGFYSSPMFTRLLPARQDTPMTKIIGNCVSLLVLSSALPVFSRTLGITRFDLLGDFGRFNWLGNFYIVFLYNMLFATLTTLCLVKKFTWAVRAELIRAFGLHKLPLPVTRTRQPSKLC; encoded by the exons ATGGAGCCGGCGGAGCTCGACGTGCTGGGGCTGCGGGAGCAGCTGTTCCACGAGCGGGTCCGGGAGTGCCTG aTCTGCACGCTGCTCTTCGCCAGCCTCTACATACTGTGCCACTTCATCATAACCCGCTTCAAGAAGCATGCGGACTTCACCACAG TTGAGGATGACGAGGATGCTGCTGTCGACAGAATTGC gctgTCGATGTGCACCTTCACGCTGGCCGTCTCGCTGGGCGCCGTCCTGCTGCTGCCCTTCTCCATCCTCACCAACGAGgtgctgctgctcttcccgcACAACTACTACATCCAGTGGCTGAACGGCTCCCTGATCCACG GCCTCTGGAATCTGGTCTTCCTCTTCTCCAACCTCTCCCTGGTCTTCCTCATGCCCTTCGCGTATTTCTTCACCGAGGCTGAGGGCTTCGCGGGATCCAAGAAG GGCATCCTGGCCCGAGTCTACGAGACCTTCGTGGTGCTCCTGCTGCtgaccctgctggtgctggggatgGTCTGGGTGGCGtcggccattgtggacgaggaCGCGGGCAGCCGGGAATCCCTCTATG ACCTGTGGGAATACTACCTCCCCTACCTCTACTCCTGCATCTCGCTCTTCggggtgctgctgctgttgt TGTGCACGCCCGTCGGCCTCTCCCGCATGTTCACCGTCACCGGGAAGCTGCTGGTCAAGCCCCGG ctgctggaggatcTGGACGAACAGCTGAACTGCACAAGGTTCGAGGAAGCCGCCCTCTCCCGCAAGATCTCTGCCA gccccacctcctgctggctCAGCTTGAACGCGGCTCTGCTCCGGGAGCGGTTCCTGGCCATCCAGAGCCGGAGACTGGCGCTGG AGCTGCGGCGTGGTGCTTCGCCCTGGCAGCGGAACCTGGGCTACCCCCTGGCCATGCTGTGCCTCCTGGCGCTGACG GGCATCGCCGTGCTCGTGGTCTGTTTCCAtacgctggagctgctgctggatgACGCTGCCATGCCGCGGGGGATCCAG gacACACCCCTGGGGCAGGCCTCCTTCTCCATCTTTGGGTCCTTCGGTGCCGCCCTGCAGGTGGTTCTCATCTT CTATCTAATGGTCTCCTCCGTCGTGGGGTTCTACAGCTCCCCCATGTTCACCAGGCTCCTCCCTGCGAGGCAGGATACCCCCATGACCAAG aTCATTGGGAACTGCGTGTCCTTGCTCGTGCTCAGCTCCGCGCTGCCCGTCTTCTCCAGGACACTGG GAATCACGCGGTTTGACCTCCTGGGCGACTTCGGCAGATTTAACTGGCTGGGGAATTTCTACATCGTTTTCCTCTACAACATGCTCTTCGCCACCCTCACCACCCTGTGCCTGGTGAAGAAGTTTACATGGGCCGTGCGGGCCGAGCTCATCCGAGCCTTTG GTTTGCACAAGCTGCCCCTGCCTGTGACACGCACCCGCCAGCCCAGCAAACTCTGCTAG
- the TUBA1B gene encoding tubulin alpha-1B chain, whose translation MRECISIHVGQAGVQIGNACWELYCLEHGIQPDGQMPSDKTIGGGDDSFNTFFSETGAGKHVPRAVFVDLEPTVIDEVRTGTYRQLFHPEQLITGKEDAANNYARGHYTIGKEIIDLVLDRIRKLADQCTGLQGFLVFHSFGGGTGSGFTSLLMERLSVDYGKKSKLEFSIYPAPQVSTAVVEPYNSILTTHTTLEHSDCAFMVDNEAIYDICRRNLDIERPTYTNLNRLISQIVSSITASLRFDGALNVDLTEFQTNLVPYPRIHFPLATYAPVISAEKAYHEQLSVAEITNACFEPANQMVKCDPRHGKYMACCLLYRGDVVPKDVNAAIATIKTKRSIQFVDWCPTGFKVGINYQPPTVVPGGDLAKVQRAVCMLSNTTAIAEAWARLDHKFDLMYAKRAFVHWYVGEGMEEGEFSEAREDMAALEKDYEEVGVDSVEGEGEEEGEE comes from the exons CGTGAGTGCATCTCTATCCACGTCGGCCAGGCTGGTGTCCAGATCGGCAATGCCTGCTGGGAGCTCTACTGCCTGGAACATGGGATCCAGCCGGATGGCCAGATGCCCAGCGACAAGACCATCGGCGGAGGAGACGACTCCTTCAACACCTTCTTCAGTGAGACGGGCGCTGGCAAGCACGTCCCCAGAGCCGTCTTTGTGGACTTGGAGCCAACGGTCATAG ATGAAGTGCGCACCGGGACCTACCGCCAGCTCTTCCACCCCGAGCAGCTCATCACCGGCAAGGAAGACGCTGCCAACAACTATGCCCGTGGGCACTACACCATTGGGAAAGAAATCATCGACCTGGTTCTCGACAGGATCCGCAAGCTG GCCGACCAGTGCACAGGTCTCCAGGGCTTCCTGGTCTTCCACAGCTTTGGAGGTGGCACTGGTTCTGGGTTCACCTCCCTGCTGATGGAGCGTCTGTCCGTTGACTATGGCAAGAAGTCCAAGCTGGAGTTCTCCATCTACCCTGCTCCTCAGGTCTCCACCGCAGTGGTGGAGCCCTACAACTCCATCCTGACCACCCACACCACCCTGGAGCACTCGGACTGTGCCTTCATGGTAGACAACGAGGCCATCTATGACATCTGCCGCAGGAACCTAGACATCGAGCGCCCCACCTACACCAACCTGAACCGCCTTATTAGCCAGATCGTGTCCTCCATCACCGCCTCCCTCCGATTTGATGGTGCCCTGAATGTAGATCTGACCGAGTTCCAGACCAACTTGGTGCCCTACCCCCGTATCCACTTCCCTCTGGCCACCTATGCCCCAGTCATCTCTGCTGAGAAAGCTTACCATGAGCAGCTTTCTGTAGCAGAGATCACAAACGCTTGCTTTGAGCCAGCCAACCAGATGGTGAAATGTGACCCTCGCCACGGGAAATACATGGCTTGCTGCCTGTTGTACCGTGGGGATGTGGTTCCCAAAGATGTCAATGCTGCTATTGCCACCATCAAAACCAAGCGTAGCATCCAGTTTGTGGACTGGTGCCCAACTGGCTTCAAGGTTGGTATCAACTACCAGCCTCCCACTGTGGTTCCTGGCGGTGACCTGGCCAAGGTGCAGCGGGCTGTGTGCATGCTGAGCAACACCACAGCCATAGCCGAGGCCTGGGCTCGTCTGGACCACAAGTTTGACCTGATGTATGCCAAGCGTGCCTTTGTTCACTGGTACgtaggggaggggatggaggaaggTGAGTTCTCGGAGGCTCGGGAGGACATGGCTGCCCTAGAGAAGGATTACGAAGAGGTTGGTGTGGATTCTGTTGAAGGGGAGGGtgaagaggaaggggaggaatAG